The proteins below come from a single Arthrobacter sp. zg-Y1171 genomic window:
- a CDS encoding HPr family phosphocarrier protein, with protein MAERKATVASRVGLHARPASIFAEAAAAQPVDVTIAMEGEPAEEAMDASSMLSLMSLGASHGDVVVLRSDGAGAETALEELAKILETDLDAT; from the coding sequence ATGGCAGAACGCAAAGCCACAGTGGCCAGCAGGGTGGGACTCCATGCCCGGCCGGCATCGATCTTCGCGGAAGCGGCAGCGGCCCAGCCCGTCGACGTGACCATAGCGATGGAAGGGGAACCCGCCGAAGAGGCAATGGATGCCTCGAGCATGCTCTCCCTGATGAGCCTGGGTGCATCGCACGGAGATGTGGTGGTGCTCCGCTCGGACGGCGCGGGTGCGGAAACGGCCCTGGAGGAACTGGCCAAGATTCTCGAGACGGATCTGGATGCGACCTAG